The following coding sequences are from one Humulus lupulus chromosome X, drHumLupu1.1, whole genome shotgun sequence window:
- the LOC133804147 gene encoding HVA22-like protein i translates to MIGSFITRGLVMVLGYAYPAYECYKTVEKNKPEIEQLLFWCQYWILVAFLTVCERVGDAFISWVPMYSEVKLLFFIYLWHPRMKGTTYVYDSFFKPYLAKHENEIDRNLLELRTRAGDIAVLYWQRAASYGQTRVFDILQYVAAQSTPRPRPSQQQGGRPRPPPRQNSGGSNRQPATAPPVPEEPPSPTSSTSSSQYQKDIAEELASSEDPKAASQAASTSTQSQSAGPNNKSLNAVSIGKNQAAVSSPRTQVAVPNTQKPTAVPITQKSTAAPEKPSQSAAPADMEAMQIEPEASSSETENVNPPPTKETVMEDAIRVTRGRLRKTRSATGR, encoded by the exons ATGATCGGATCTTTTATAACCAGGGGACTTGT AATGGTTCTTGGGTATGCTTATCCAGCTTATGAGTGCTACAAAACTGTCGAAAAGAACAAACCAGAGATTGAACAACTTCTCTTTTGGTGCCAGTACTG GATTCTGGTGGCATTTTTGACAGTGTGTGAGAGAGTCGGCGATGCTTTTATTTCGTG GGTTCCAATGTATAGTGAAGTTAAATTGCTGTTCTTCATATACCTGTGGCACCCTAGAATGAAG GGAACGACTTATGTGTATGATTCCTTCTTTAAACCATATCTTGCGAAGCACGAGAATGAAATTGACCGGAACTTGTTGGAACTAAGGACCAGGGCAGGAGATATTGCAGTTTTATACTGGCAAAGAGCTGCAAGCTATGGCCAAACCAGGGTTTTTGATATATTGCAATATGTTGCTGCACAATCAACACCGAGGCCACGCCCTTCCCAG CAACAAGGCGGTAGGCCACGGCCTCCTCCTCGCCAAAACTCTGGTGGTTCAAATCGTCAACCAGCGACAGCGCCACCAGTGCCGGAAGAGCCGCCATCTCCTACATCTAGTACATCTTCAAGTCAATACCAAAAGGACATAGCAGAAGAGTTGGCTTCTTCGGAAGATCCTAAAGCTGCCTCCCAAGCAGCAAGTACAAGTACTCAAAGTCAATCAGCAGGTCCAAATAATAAAAGTCTTAATGCAGTTTCAATTGGGAAAAATCAAGCAGCAGTTTCAAGTCCCAGAACTCAAGTGGCAGTCCCAAATACTCAGAAACCAACAGCAGTACCAATTACTCAAAAATCAACAGCTGCACCTGAAAAACCAAGCCAGTCTGCTGCACCAGCTGATATGGAAGCAATGCAGATTGAGCCAGAAGCTTCTTCTTCAGAAACTGAAAATGTAAACCCTCCTCCGACAAAAGAGACGGTCATGGAAGACGCCATTCGGGTCACACGTGGTAGGTTGAGGAAAACTCGTTCTGCAACAGGTCGTTGA
- the LOC133804148 gene encoding uncharacterized protein LOC133804148 isoform X1, with product MAETNSKTGSVQNSRVTWEGCSVLLDINDGDRLVFARLSAAATLKIGNKNYSLQPLIGCSFGSAFRVETGSGGSFLSRSSPSLEGNNAHENNGCQSKDESKDNRALVDDNKAQTLTGEDIDAMRREGATGDDIVEALIANSSTFENKTLFSQEKYRVKKQKKYAPKVLLRRPVTRSICEAYFKKYPARIGFLRVDTLSLLLSFANVSANSDVLVVDMVGGLLTGAVAERMGGTGHVCSTYVGKIPYSIEIVRIFNFGNDICKSIVRSSLDDLTSSQKGGVEQIDDSSSMKGGLDHDQTSSSVTTEEICVATESQKSNLEDGNSHVMRSCKSAKAGEKAPEEVIKLWKENGFSSLIVSAPDLDTWSLVKDLLPLLSNSAPFAIYHQFLQPLATCMHNLQLQKMAIGLQISEPWSREYQLTQSNVKVETRISGQAVSGQSKVFNGQKHSGLRKHNSKSKVPRQSIGSQTLKVECLNGVIPPNSCRYDSSLGLLTRKFVNLIHEAEDRTLDLNHTADILEVQKRRIYDITNVLEGIGLIEKTSKNHIRWKGNDLLGKRELDDQIAAVKAEVESLYAEECRLDEEIRSKQNRLWALEGDENCQKYLFFTEEDILTLPCFENQTLIAINAPKASYIEVPDPDEDMSFPQRQYKMIVRSTMGPIDVYLLSKYQSENEDITTNRATSEGLSAWDVGCCGTEVEGLYSDHLGDQKNSVDNLSSLGPKSSGIQKIIPSDVDVNDDYWFGSDPEVTMTSLWANEKWTTQADGLFQENTVETSTKLDR from the exons ATGGCCGAAACTAATAGCAAAACCGGTTCGGTTCAAAATTCCAGAGTGACGTGGGAAGGTTGCAGCGTCTTGCTTGATATCAACGATGGCGATCGTTTGGTTTTCGCTCGTCTATCTGCCGCTGC GACATTGAAAATTGGGAATAAGAATTATTCTCTGCAACCCTTGATTGGTTGCTCATTCGGTTCAGCTTTCCGCGTTGAAACTGGAAGCGGAGGGTCTTTTTTGTCTCGCTCCAGTCCCTCCTTAGAAG GTAACAATGCTCATGAAAATAATGGATGTCAATCAAAAGACGAGTCCAAGGACAATCGAGCACTTGTTGATGACAATAAAGCTCAGACCCTAACTGGCGAAGACATAGATGCAATGCGAAG AGAGGGTGCAACAGGTGATGATATAGTTGAAGCTCTTATTGCAAATAGTTCGacatttgaaaataaaacattgtTCTCCCAG GAGAAGTATAGAGTTAAAAAGCAAAAGAAATATGCACCCAAAGTGCTTTTGAGGCGCCCAGTTACTCGGAG TATTTGCGAGGCTTATTTCAAGAAATATCCTGCCAGAATTGG ATTCTTGAGAGTGGATACCTTATCTCTTTTACTGTCATTTGCTAATGTCTCTGCAAATTCTGACGTCCTTGTGGTTGATATGGTTGGAGGTTTGCTTACTGGTGCTGTGGCAGAAAGGATGGGAG GTACAGGTCATGTATGTAGTACTTACGTTGGAAAGATACCTTATTCCATAGAGATAGTGAGAATATTCAACTTTGGGAATGATATTTGCAAGAG CATTGTTCGGTCTTCTCTTGATGACCTGACTTCCTCCCAGAAGGGGGGCGTAGAACAAATTGATGATTCTTCTAGTATGAAAGGTGGCTTAGAT CATGACCAAACATCTTCGTCAGTGACCACAGAGGAAATCTGTGTTGCAACTGAAAGTCAGAAATCTAATCTGGAGGATGGCAATTCTCATGTAATGAGAAGTTGCAAATCTGCTAAAGCTGGAGAGAAAGCACCAGAAGAAGTGATTAAATTGTGGAAAGAAAATGGTTTTTCTAG TCTAATAGTTTCCGCACCAGATCTGGATACCTGGAGTTTAGTTAAAGATCTCTTGCCCCTTTTATCAAATTCAGCGCCTTTTGCAATTTATCATCAGTTTCTTCAG CCTCTTGCAACATGCATGCACAATTTACAGCTTCAGAAAATGGCAATTGGATTGCAAATTTCAGAACCTTGGTCACGAGAATATCAG TTGACACAATCAAATGTTAAAGTTGAGACGCGGATAAGTGGGCAGGCTGTATCTGGACAGAGCAAAGTATTTAATGGTCAAAAGCACTCTGGACTTAGAAAGCATAATTCTAAATCAAAAGTTCCCAGACAATCCATTGGATCTCAAACGTTGAAAGTTGAGTGTCTTAATGGTGTCATTCCACCGAACAGTTGCCGCTATGATAGTTCTTTAG GTTTGTTAACTAGGAAATTTGTCAATTTGATTCATGAAGCTGAGGATCGAACTCTTGATTTGAACCATACTGCAGACATATTAGAG GTTCAAAAGAGGAGGATATACGATATTACGAATGTTCTTGAAGGAATAGGATTGATAGAGAAAACTTCAAAGAATCATATACGCTGGAA GGGAAATGATTTGTTGGGGAAACGGGAGTTGGATGATCAGATTGCTGCAGTAAAG GCTGAAGTTGAAAGCTTATACGCTGAAGAGTGCAGACTTGATGAGGAAATAAG GAGTAAACAAAATCGGCTTTGGGCCCTGGAAGGAGATGAAAACTGTCAAAA gTACCTattttttacggaggaagacatTTTGACTCTTCCATGCTTTGAG AATCAAACACTCATTGCAATAAATGCTCCAAAAGCTAGTTATATTGAAGTTCCTGATCCCGATGAG GATATGAGTTTTCCACAAAGGCAATATAAAATGATTGTTAGAAGCACAATGGGACCAATCGATGTATATCTTTTAAG CAAATACCAAAGTGAAAATGAGGACATAACCACCAACCGAGCTACCTCTGAGGGTTTATCTGCATGGGATGTTGGTTGTTGTGGAACGGAAGTTGAAGGGCTCTACTCAGATCATCTGGGTGATCAAAAAAATTCCGTGGATAATCTCAGCTCACTGGGCCCAAAGTCATCCGGAATTCAGAAGATAATTCCTTCTGATGTTGAT GTAAACGATGATTATTGGTTTGGATCAGATCCTGAAGTAACCATGACAAGTCTTTGGG CAAATGAGAAGTGGACGACACAAGCAGATGGACTCTTTCAAGAAAATACTGTTGAAACTAGTACAAAATTAGATCGGTGA
- the LOC133804148 gene encoding uncharacterized protein LOC133804148 isoform X2, with product MQCEGDDIVEALIANSSTFENKTLFSQEKYRVKKQKKYAPKVLLRRPVTRSICEAYFKKYPARIGFLRVDTLSLLLSFANVSANSDVLVVDMVGGLLTGAVAERMGGTGHVCSTYVGKIPYSIEIVRIFNFGNDICKSIVRSSLDDLTSSQKGGVEQIDDSSSMKGGLDHDQTSSSVTTEEICVATESQKSNLEDGNSHVMRSCKSAKAGEKAPEEVIKLWKENGFSSLIVSAPDLDTWSLVKDLLPLLSNSAPFAIYHQFLQPLATCMHNLQLQKMAIGLQISEPWSREYQLTQSNVKVETRISGQAVSGQSKVFNGQKHSGLRKHNSKSKVPRQSIGSQTLKVECLNGVIPPNSCRYDSSLGLLTRKFVNLIHEAEDRTLDLNHTADILEVQKRRIYDITNVLEGIGLIEKTSKNHIRWKGNDLLGKRELDDQIAAVKAEVESLYAEECRLDEEIRSKQNRLWALEGDENCQKYLFFTEEDILTLPCFENQTLIAINAPKASYIEVPDPDEDMSFPQRQYKMIVRSTMGPIDVYLLSKYQSENEDITTNRATSEGLSAWDVGCCGTEVEGLYSDHLGDQKNSVDNLSSLGPKSSGIQKIIPSDVDVNDDYWFGSDPEVTMTSLWANEKWTTQADGLFQENTVETSTKLDR from the exons ATGCAATGCGAAG GTGATGATATAGTTGAAGCTCTTATTGCAAATAGTTCGacatttgaaaataaaacattgtTCTCCCAG GAGAAGTATAGAGTTAAAAAGCAAAAGAAATATGCACCCAAAGTGCTTTTGAGGCGCCCAGTTACTCGGAG TATTTGCGAGGCTTATTTCAAGAAATATCCTGCCAGAATTGG ATTCTTGAGAGTGGATACCTTATCTCTTTTACTGTCATTTGCTAATGTCTCTGCAAATTCTGACGTCCTTGTGGTTGATATGGTTGGAGGTTTGCTTACTGGTGCTGTGGCAGAAAGGATGGGAG GTACAGGTCATGTATGTAGTACTTACGTTGGAAAGATACCTTATTCCATAGAGATAGTGAGAATATTCAACTTTGGGAATGATATTTGCAAGAG CATTGTTCGGTCTTCTCTTGATGACCTGACTTCCTCCCAGAAGGGGGGCGTAGAACAAATTGATGATTCTTCTAGTATGAAAGGTGGCTTAGAT CATGACCAAACATCTTCGTCAGTGACCACAGAGGAAATCTGTGTTGCAACTGAAAGTCAGAAATCTAATCTGGAGGATGGCAATTCTCATGTAATGAGAAGTTGCAAATCTGCTAAAGCTGGAGAGAAAGCACCAGAAGAAGTGATTAAATTGTGGAAAGAAAATGGTTTTTCTAG TCTAATAGTTTCCGCACCAGATCTGGATACCTGGAGTTTAGTTAAAGATCTCTTGCCCCTTTTATCAAATTCAGCGCCTTTTGCAATTTATCATCAGTTTCTTCAG CCTCTTGCAACATGCATGCACAATTTACAGCTTCAGAAAATGGCAATTGGATTGCAAATTTCAGAACCTTGGTCACGAGAATATCAG TTGACACAATCAAATGTTAAAGTTGAGACGCGGATAAGTGGGCAGGCTGTATCTGGACAGAGCAAAGTATTTAATGGTCAAAAGCACTCTGGACTTAGAAAGCATAATTCTAAATCAAAAGTTCCCAGACAATCCATTGGATCTCAAACGTTGAAAGTTGAGTGTCTTAATGGTGTCATTCCACCGAACAGTTGCCGCTATGATAGTTCTTTAG GTTTGTTAACTAGGAAATTTGTCAATTTGATTCATGAAGCTGAGGATCGAACTCTTGATTTGAACCATACTGCAGACATATTAGAG GTTCAAAAGAGGAGGATATACGATATTACGAATGTTCTTGAAGGAATAGGATTGATAGAGAAAACTTCAAAGAATCATATACGCTGGAA GGGAAATGATTTGTTGGGGAAACGGGAGTTGGATGATCAGATTGCTGCAGTAAAG GCTGAAGTTGAAAGCTTATACGCTGAAGAGTGCAGACTTGATGAGGAAATAAG GAGTAAACAAAATCGGCTTTGGGCCCTGGAAGGAGATGAAAACTGTCAAAA gTACCTattttttacggaggaagacatTTTGACTCTTCCATGCTTTGAG AATCAAACACTCATTGCAATAAATGCTCCAAAAGCTAGTTATATTGAAGTTCCTGATCCCGATGAG GATATGAGTTTTCCACAAAGGCAATATAAAATGATTGTTAGAAGCACAATGGGACCAATCGATGTATATCTTTTAAG CAAATACCAAAGTGAAAATGAGGACATAACCACCAACCGAGCTACCTCTGAGGGTTTATCTGCATGGGATGTTGGTTGTTGTGGAACGGAAGTTGAAGGGCTCTACTCAGATCATCTGGGTGATCAAAAAAATTCCGTGGATAATCTCAGCTCACTGGGCCCAAAGTCATCCGGAATTCAGAAGATAATTCCTTCTGATGTTGAT GTAAACGATGATTATTGGTTTGGATCAGATCCTGAAGTAACCATGACAAGTCTTTGGG CAAATGAGAAGTGGACGACACAAGCAGATGGACTCTTTCAAGAAAATACTGTTGAAACTAGTACAAAATTAGATCGGTGA